One Paraburkholderia agricolaris genomic region harbors:
- the cheW gene encoding chemotaxis protein CheW, translating into MAEVQSINSSVANATNGRRDAQQADAGGQEFLVFTLGAEEYGIDILKVQEIRGYDNVTRIANAPEFIKGVINLRGIIVPIVDMRIKFHLGRVEYDHQTVVIILNVAHRVVGMVVDGVSDVLTLATDQIMPAPEFGATLTTEYLTGLGTVDGRMLILMDIEKLMTSREMALIETLSA; encoded by the coding sequence GTGGCAGAAGTCCAATCCATCAATTCGAGCGTCGCGAACGCGACGAATGGTCGCCGCGACGCGCAGCAGGCAGACGCCGGCGGTCAGGAATTCCTCGTCTTCACGCTCGGCGCCGAAGAGTACGGCATCGACATTCTCAAGGTGCAGGAAATCCGCGGCTACGACAACGTGACGCGGATCGCCAATGCGCCTGAGTTCATCAAAGGCGTGATCAATCTGCGCGGCATCATCGTGCCGATCGTGGACATGCGCATCAAGTTCCATCTGGGCCGCGTCGAATACGACCACCAGACCGTCGTGATCATCCTGAACGTCGCGCATCGCGTGGTCGGGATGGTGGTGGACGGCGTGTCGGACGTGCTGACGCTCGCCACCGACCAGATCATGCCGGCGCCGGAATTCGGCGCGACGCTGACAACCGAGTACCTCACGGGTCTGGGCACGGTGGACGGCCGCATGCTGATCCTGATGGATATCGAGAAGCTGATGACCAGCCGCGAAATGGCGCTGATCGAAACGCTCAGCGCGTGA
- the cheZ gene encoding protein phosphatase CheZ — translation MNLPTNAQSADAVSESGDFASDRILARIGQLTRTLRDSMRELGLDKHVERAAEAVPDARDRLKYIANMTEQAAERVLSSIEIAKPIQTQLQQDAGELDARWEQWYAAPIEREEVRALMNDTRIFLRGVPEATGATNAQLMEIMLAQDFQDLTGQVIKKITDVVYLIEQQLLGVLVENIALERREQFAANAAALAAEPSSTGSPEHLLNGPQINPEGKTDVMQDQSQVDDLLASLGF, via the coding sequence GTGAATCTGCCGACCAACGCGCAAAGCGCTGATGCGGTCAGCGAGAGCGGTGACTTCGCGTCCGATCGCATCCTCGCCCGTATCGGACAACTGACGCGCACGCTGCGTGACTCGATGCGTGAGCTCGGGCTCGACAAACATGTCGAGCGTGCGGCGGAAGCCGTACCCGACGCCCGCGATCGCCTGAAGTACATCGCGAACATGACGGAACAGGCCGCCGAGCGCGTGCTGTCGTCGATCGAAATTGCCAAGCCGATCCAGACGCAATTGCAGCAGGACGCGGGTGAGCTCGACGCGCGCTGGGAGCAATGGTATGCGGCGCCGATCGAACGCGAGGAAGTGCGCGCGTTGATGAACGACACGCGCATCTTTCTGCGCGGCGTGCCTGAAGCGACGGGCGCGACCAACGCGCAGCTGATGGAGATCATGCTGGCGCAGGACTTTCAGGATCTGACCGGCCAGGTCATCAAGAAGATCACGGATGTCGTCTACCTGATCGAGCAGCAGCTGCTCGGCGTGCTGGTCGAGAACATCGCGCTCGAGCGGCGCGAGCAGTTCGCGGCGAACGCGGCGGCTCTCGCGGCCGAACCGTCGTCCACCGGCAGCCCCGAACATCTGCTGAACGGTCCCCAGATCAATCCGGAAGGCAAGACGGATGTGATGCAGGACCAGTCGCAGGTCGACGATCTGCTGGCAAGTCTCGGCTTCTGA
- the cheA gene encoding chemotaxis protein CheA, producing the protein MTLDITQFYQTFFDEADELLAQMEQLLLNLDIAHPDPEDLAAIFRAAHSIKGGAATFGFTALTETTHILESLLDRARNNELVLRKDMIDTFLETKDVLSGQLADYRASAEPDAAVAKAICAKLEQLHAESRFDAAPVAAAAVVAPLEAQTAGQGGTPPEHVVEQAVQAAGEWTDGEPAQTGQAAGAGDASGAAGPHLKITLRGVGEKDQELLAEELGNLGNIVGQVKSGGELTLWLQTDVTSDDIIAVCCFVIDESQISISRGTAPADETQQGEPGTPNATDSTPAHAAQTAPAAQAERAASSAPVAHTAAPAQAAATHGLFDSPGSAATSPASATAAPPAANSTPAASPAAPAEQDRKAGGRPAAAAGGAEGSSIRVGVEKVDQLINLVGELVITQAMLAETTSTFDPALHDRLFNGMAQLERNARDLQEAVMSIRMMPMDYVFSRFPRLVRDLAAKLGKEVELVTFGQATELDKSLIERIIDPLTHLVRNSLDHGIETVEARRAAGKDATGQLVLSAAHHGGNIVIEVSDDGAGLRRDKILAKAAKQGMQVSESMTDEEVWNLIFLPGFSTAEQVTDVSGRGVGMDVVKRNIQSMGGHVEITSHAGKGSTTRIVLPLTLAILDGMSVKVGNEIFILPLNFVMESLQPRAEDIYTVANGERVVRVRGEYLPLVALHEVFTVEDAKQEPTQGIVTIMQTEGRRFAMLIDELVGQQQVVVKNLETNYRKVHGISAATILGDGSVALIVDVAALNRETRHAHGAMSLA; encoded by the coding sequence ATGACACTCGACATCACTCAGTTCTATCAGACCTTCTTCGACGAAGCGGACGAACTGCTCGCGCAGATGGAGCAGTTGCTGCTCAATCTGGATATCGCCCACCCGGACCCCGAAGACCTCGCGGCGATTTTCCGCGCGGCGCACTCGATCAAGGGCGGCGCGGCGACGTTCGGCTTTACCGCGCTGACGGAAACGACCCACATTCTGGAATCGCTGCTCGACCGCGCGCGCAATAACGAACTCGTGCTGCGCAAGGACATGATCGACACGTTCCTCGAAACCAAGGACGTGTTGTCAGGCCAGCTCGCCGACTATCGCGCGAGTGCCGAACCGGATGCGGCGGTCGCCAAGGCGATCTGCGCGAAGCTCGAACAGTTGCATGCGGAAAGCCGTTTCGACGCGGCGCCGGTCGCGGCGGCGGCAGTTGTAGCACCTTTGGAAGCACAAACAGCAGGTCAAGGCGGTACCCCGCCCGAGCACGTCGTCGAACAGGCGGTGCAGGCGGCGGGTGAATGGACTGACGGCGAACCGGCACAGACCGGGCAAGCCGCGGGCGCTGGCGACGCAAGTGGCGCCGCCGGCCCCCATCTGAAAATTACGCTACGGGGCGTAGGTGAGAAGGACCAGGAACTGCTGGCCGAAGAGCTCGGCAACCTGGGCAACATCGTCGGGCAGGTCAAGAGCGGCGGCGAATTGACGCTGTGGCTTCAGACCGATGTAACCTCCGACGACATTATCGCCGTGTGCTGTTTTGTGATCGACGAAAGTCAGATCTCGATCAGCCGCGGCACGGCACCGGCAGACGAGACGCAGCAAGGCGAACCTGGAACGCCCAACGCTACCGACTCGACGCCGGCGCATGCAGCACAGACGGCACCGGCAGCACAAGCGGAGCGCGCAGCATCGTCGGCACCGGTGGCCCACACCGCTGCGCCCGCTCAAGCCGCCGCCACGCACGGATTGTTCGACAGCCCGGGCTCAGCCGCAACGAGCCCGGCGTCTGCCACGGCAGCACCTCCAGCGGCAAACAGCACGCCGGCGGCAAGTCCCGCTGCGCCCGCCGAGCAGGACCGCAAGGCAGGCGGACGGCCGGCTGCGGCGGCCGGCGGCGCGGAAGGCAGCTCGATTCGCGTGGGCGTCGAGAAGGTCGATCAGTTGATCAACCTGGTCGGCGAACTGGTGATCACGCAGGCGATGTTGGCCGAGACCACCAGCACGTTCGATCCGGCCTTGCATGACCGGCTCTTCAACGGCATGGCGCAGCTCGAGCGCAACGCGCGCGATCTGCAGGAAGCCGTGATGTCGATCCGCATGATGCCGATGGATTACGTGTTCAGCCGCTTCCCGCGTCTGGTGCGCGATCTGGCGGCGAAACTCGGCAAGGAAGTGGAACTCGTCACCTTCGGTCAGGCGACCGAACTCGACAAGAGCCTCATTGAACGGATCATCGATCCGTTGACTCACCTCGTGCGCAACAGTCTCGACCACGGCATCGAAACCGTGGAAGCGCGGCGCGCGGCGGGTAAGGATGCGACCGGCCAGCTGGTGCTGTCGGCGGCTCACCATGGTGGCAACATCGTCATCGAAGTGAGCGACGACGGCGCGGGTTTGCGCCGCGACAAGATTCTCGCGAAGGCGGCGAAGCAAGGCATGCAGGTCAGCGAAAGCATGACCGACGAAGAAGTCTGGAACCTGATTTTCCTGCCGGGCTTCTCGACGGCGGAGCAGGTCACGGACGTCTCCGGCCGCGGCGTCGGCATGGACGTGGTGAAGCGCAACATCCAGTCGATGGGTGGGCACGTTGAAATCACCTCGCATGCGGGCAAGGGCAGCACGACGCGCATCGTTTTGCCGCTCACGCTGGCGATTCTCGACGGCATGTCGGTGAAGGTCGGCAACGAGATTTTCATCTTGCCGCTGAACTTCGTGATGGAGTCATTGCAGCCGCGAGCCGAGGACATCTACACGGTGGCCAACGGCGAGCGCGTGGTGCGCGTGCGCGGCGAATATCTGCCGCTCGTCGCGCTGCACGAAGTATTCACGGTCGAAGACGCCAAGCAGGAACCGACCCAGGGCATCGTCACCATCATGCAAACCGAGGGGCGCCGCTTCGCGATGCTGATCGATGAACTGGTGGGGCAGCAGCAGGTGGTCGTAAAGAATCTGGAAACGAATTACCGCAAGGTGCACGGCATTTCCGCCGCAACCATTCTCGGCGACGGCAGTGTCGCGCTGATCGTGGACGTGGCGGCGCTGAACCGCGAAACGCGCCATGCACACGGCGCGATGAGCCTCGCATGA
- a CDS encoding CheR family methyltransferase produces MTATRAQQPPRAARADRAEPVRSGEQGRDFEFTSADFARIRDLIHRSAGISLSDHKRDMAYSRLARRLRARGLETFKQYLDLLEAENDPAEWEAFTNALTTNLTAFFREAHHFPILAEFVPRRPQPVSVWCSAASTGEEPYSIAMTLIEALGDSGARQATVLATDIDTQVLAKAEAGMYQFDQVKHLSPERLKRFFLKGTGAHAGLVKVRPEVRAMVRFEQLNLTDRDYQLRSQFDAIFCRNVMIYFDKPTQAQVLARFEPLMKSGGLLFAGHSENFTYVTQAFKLRGQTVYELTRDAGAARTPARATSHAGSVTTSGVTA; encoded by the coding sequence ATGACGGCAACGCGCGCACAACAACCTCCGCGAGCGGCACGTGCCGACCGGGCGGAACCGGTTAGATCCGGCGAGCAAGGACGGGATTTCGAATTCACGTCGGCGGATTTCGCCCGGATTCGCGATCTGATTCATCGCAGCGCGGGCATTTCGCTGTCGGATCACAAGCGTGACATGGCGTACAGCCGGCTGGCGCGGCGGCTGCGCGCCCGTGGCCTCGAGACTTTCAAGCAGTACCTCGATCTGCTTGAAGCGGAAAACGACCCGGCCGAGTGGGAGGCGTTCACCAATGCGCTGACCACCAACCTGACCGCATTCTTTCGCGAAGCCCATCATTTCCCGATCCTGGCCGAGTTCGTGCCGCGTCGCCCGCAGCCGGTTTCGGTGTGGTGCTCGGCGGCCTCGACCGGCGAGGAGCCGTATTCGATCGCGATGACGCTGATCGAAGCGCTCGGCGATAGCGGCGCGCGCCAGGCCACCGTGCTCGCCACCGACATCGACACGCAGGTGCTGGCGAAAGCCGAAGCCGGCATGTATCAGTTCGACCAGGTGAAGCACCTGTCGCCCGAGCGGCTCAAGCGCTTCTTCCTGAAAGGCACGGGAGCGCACGCCGGTCTCGTCAAGGTGCGACCGGAAGTACGCGCGATGGTGCGCTTCGAACAACTGAATCTGACTGACCGCGATTACCAGTTGCGCTCGCAGTTCGACGCGATTTTCTGCCGCAACGTGATGATCTATTTCGACAAGCCGACGCAGGCACAGGTGCTTGCGCGCTTCGAGCCGCTGATGAAGTCGGGTGGTCTGCTGTTCGCCGGCCACTCGGAAAACTTCACCTATGTGACCCAGGCGTTCAAGCTGCGCGGCCAGACCGTCTACGAACTGACGCGCGACGCAGGCGCCGCACGCACGCCGGCGCGTGCCACGAGCCATGCGGGTAGCGTAACGACAAGCGGGGTGACCGCATGA
- a CDS encoding protein-glutamate methylesterase/protein-glutamine glutaminase, whose translation MQKIKVLCVDDSALIRSLMTEIINGQPDMTVVATAPDPLVARELIKQHNPDVLTLDVEMPRMDGLDFLEKLMRLRPMPVVMVSSLTERGNEITLRALELGAVDFVTKPKVGIRDGMLDYSEKLADKIRAAARARVRQAAPVHHAATQAAHAPAAAAPLFNNPLLSTEKLIIVGASTGGTEAIREVLVPLPPDAPAVLIAQHMPPGFTKSFAQRLNGLCRITVKEAEHGERVLPGHAYIAPGHAHLLLARSGANYIAHLSDEPPVNRHRPSVDVLFRSAAQHAGKNAVGVILTGMGRDGAAGLLDMKKAGAYTLAQDEASCIVFGMPREAIALGAADEIASLPEMSRRVMARLSSMGDRVQRV comes from the coding sequence GTGCAAAAGATCAAAGTACTGTGCGTCGACGATTCGGCGCTGATTCGCAGCCTGATGACGGAAATCATCAATGGCCAGCCGGACATGACTGTCGTGGCGACCGCACCCGACCCGCTGGTCGCGCGCGAGCTCATCAAGCAACACAATCCGGACGTGCTGACGCTCGACGTCGAAATGCCGCGCATGGACGGTCTCGACTTCCTCGAGAAGCTGATGCGCCTGCGGCCGATGCCGGTCGTGATGGTGTCGTCGCTGACCGAGCGCGGCAATGAAATCACGCTGCGCGCGCTGGAGCTGGGCGCGGTCGACTTCGTCACCAAGCCGAAAGTCGGCATTCGCGACGGCATGCTCGACTACTCGGAAAAGCTCGCCGACAAGATTCGCGCCGCGGCTCGCGCGCGCGTGCGCCAGGCCGCGCCGGTGCACCACGCGGCCACGCAAGCCGCGCATGCGCCTGCCGCCGCCGCGCCGCTGTTCAACAATCCGCTGCTCAGTACCGAGAAGCTGATCATCGTCGGCGCGTCGACGGGCGGCACCGAAGCGATCCGTGAAGTGCTGGTGCCGCTGCCGCCAGATGCGCCCGCGGTGCTGATCGCGCAGCATATGCCGCCGGGTTTTACGAAATCTTTTGCACAACGCCTTAATGGTTTGTGCCGGATTACCGTTAAAGAGGCAGAGCACGGCGAACGCGTGCTACCGGGACATGCGTATATCGCGCCCGGCCACGCTCACCTGTTGCTGGCCCGCAGCGGCGCGAACTATATTGCGCACCTGTCGGACGAGCCGCCGGTGAACCGGCATCGGCCGTCGGTCGATGTGTTGTTCCGTTCGGCCGCGCAGCACGCGGGCAAGAACGCGGTCGGCGTGATTCTGACCGGGATGGGGCGAGATGGCGCCGCCGGGCTGCTGGACATGAAAAAAGCGGGGGCGTATACCCTTGCGCAGGACGAAGCGAGCTGTATCGTGTTCGGCATGCCACGCGAAGCCATTGCGCTCGGCGCGGCGGACGAAATCGCGTCGCTGCCGGAGATGAGCCGCCGCGTGATGGCGCGTTTGTCGTCGATGGGTGATCGCGTACAGCGGGTATGA
- a CDS encoding response regulator, translated as MIRHILAIDDSASMRQILAATLTTAGYEVTLAADGNEGLENALAMSFDLVLTDQHMPGKTGLDLITELRGNPAYEATPILVLTTESGEPFKAAARAAGATGWIEKPLDPDMLTELVAALAEPDQA; from the coding sequence ATGATCAGGCACATTCTGGCGATCGACGATTCGGCATCGATGCGGCAAATTCTTGCCGCAACGCTGACGACGGCCGGTTATGAAGTGACGCTCGCGGCGGACGGCAATGAAGGGCTCGAAAACGCGCTCGCCATGTCGTTCGACCTCGTGCTGACCGACCAGCACATGCCGGGCAAGACCGGCCTCGATCTGATCACGGAACTGCGTGGCAACCCGGCCTATGAGGCGACCCCCATCCTCGTCCTCACGACGGAATCGGGCGAACCCTTCAAGGCGGCGGCGCGGGCCGCGGGGGCGACCGGCTGGATCGAAAAGCCGCTCGATCCCGACATGCTGACCGAACTGGTGGCGGCGTTAGCCGAACCGGACCAGGCATGA
- a CDS encoding DUF2844 domain-containing protein, giving the protein MWSRVRRAGFVIALALPCSLSAVQSAHAALGGDPMTPPADASVSSRTVQPAASSASGAQSVMRSASSAASSTSASASYTVRETTLGNGTVVREYLAADGSVFGIAWRGPQMPDLNDLLGSYFPQYVAGIQAVRAARGGGHGPVAVNQSSLVVRSGGHMGAFNGQAWLPQALPAGVSGSDIQ; this is encoded by the coding sequence ATGTGGAGTCGTGTACGTCGCGCCGGATTCGTTATCGCGCTAGCCTTACCTTGTTCGCTGTCAGCCGTACAGTCCGCCCATGCGGCACTGGGCGGCGACCCTATGACGCCCCCCGCGGATGCGTCGGTGTCTTCCCGCACCGTGCAGCCCGCCGCCAGTTCGGCATCGGGGGCCCAAAGCGTGATGCGTTCTGCATCCAGCGCGGCCTCTTCCACCTCGGCTTCCGCCTCCTACACCGTGCGTGAAACCACGCTGGGCAACGGCACGGTGGTGCGCGAATACCTTGCCGCCGATGGCTCGGTGTTCGGCATCGCGTGGCGCGGTCCGCAAATGCCGGATCTCAACGATCTGCTCGGCAGCTATTTCCCGCAATATGTGGCCGGCATACAGGCTGTGCGCGCGGCGCGCGGAGGCGGTCATGGCCCCGTTGCGGTCAACCAGAGCAGCCTCGTGGTTCGCTCCGGCGGCCACATGGGCGCGTTCAACGGTCAGGCCTGGTTGCCGCAGGCGTTGCCTGCCGGCGTCAGCGGTTCCGACATCCAGTAA
- a CDS encoding methyl-accepting chemotaxis protein — MLSRWSIRTSLTMVGIILVALTVVVGALGLTALNDASRSLDRIARGDLVAIHALDDASSYLLRSRVSLDRFNALSAAGDTEQAKKVLDRAQELYGMGNQSWQVYLDTQKNGVSQAQLDELLARRTSLMRDGMEPEFAALRANDLAAYHAIADTKISPWFVSYDNAASAVIKALQQHAVDQQSSAQSNISLMTTLIIGVTVLALLMVIGIRFALRGLIVQPLSDATACFERMASGDLSETIEVFSRNEIGRLFSGIKRMQESLATMVKSVHSSTESIDTGAREIAMGNTDLSQRTEQQAASLQETASSMEQLTGTVRQNAENARQASQLAVSASDIATRGGDVVNQVVTTMQDIATSSNKVVDIIGVIEGIAFQTNILALNAAVEAARAGEQGRGFAVVAGEVRSLAQRSASAAKEIKELIGDSVDKVQSGSALVGRAGTTMDEIVQAVRRVTDIMGEISAASEEQSGGIEQVNRAVVQMDEVTQQNAALVEQAAAAAASLEEQTRQLQAVVNGWKVGGEARGSAATRAPAAARPSASKSGGQYVQSAKAAPPASAHAAAHPAAGKAAKTATPATPAAAPASAAQGADTTRVEPALKPKTARAASDSATRPAAAGAGTAGSDADWETF, encoded by the coding sequence ATGCTGAGCAGGTGGTCGATTCGCACATCGTTGACGATGGTGGGGATCATTCTGGTGGCGCTGACGGTGGTGGTCGGCGCGCTGGGTCTAACCGCGTTGAACGACGCGAGCCGGTCGCTCGACCGTATCGCGCGCGGCGACCTGGTCGCCATTCACGCGCTCGACGATGCGTCGTCATACCTGTTGCGCTCGCGCGTCTCGCTCGACCGCTTCAACGCGTTGAGCGCGGCCGGCGACACCGAACAGGCGAAGAAGGTCCTCGATCGCGCGCAGGAACTGTACGGCATGGGTAACCAGAGCTGGCAGGTCTATCTCGACACGCAAAAGAACGGCGTGAGCCAGGCGCAACTGGACGAACTGCTGGCGCGTCGCACGTCCCTGATGCGCGACGGCATGGAGCCTGAATTCGCCGCATTGCGGGCGAACGATCTGGCGGCCTATCACGCCATCGCCGATACGAAGATCAGCCCGTGGTTCGTTTCGTACGACAACGCCGCGTCTGCTGTCATCAAGGCGCTACAGCAGCATGCGGTGGATCAGCAGTCGAGCGCGCAATCGAACATTTCGCTGATGACTACGCTGATCATCGGCGTCACCGTGCTCGCGTTGCTGATGGTGATCGGTATCCGTTTCGCCCTGCGCGGCCTGATCGTGCAGCCGTTGAGCGATGCGACCGCGTGCTTCGAACGGATGGCCTCGGGCGATCTGTCCGAGACCATCGAAGTATTCAGCCGTAACGAAATCGGCCGCCTGTTCTCCGGCATCAAGCGGATGCAGGAAAGCCTCGCCACGATGGTGAAGTCGGTTCACAGCAGCACCGAATCGATCGATACCGGCGCGCGCGAAATCGCGATGGGCAACACCGATCTGTCGCAACGCACCGAACAGCAGGCGGCCTCGCTGCAGGAAACCGCGTCGAGCATGGAGCAACTGACGGGCACCGTGCGGCAGAACGCCGAGAACGCCCGTCAGGCGAGCCAACTGGCGGTCAGCGCGTCCGATATCGCGACCCGTGGCGGCGACGTGGTGAACCAGGTCGTCACGACGATGCAGGACATCGCGACCAGCTCGAACAAGGTCGTCGACATCATCGGCGTGATCGAAGGGATTGCGTTCCAGACCAACATTCTCGCGCTGAACGCGGCGGTCGAAGCTGCCCGGGCAGGCGAACAGGGCCGCGGTTTCGCGGTGGTCGCGGGCGAAGTGCGCAGCCTCGCGCAGCGCAGCGCCAGCGCCGCGAAGGAAATCAAGGAGTTGATCGGCGACTCGGTCGACAAGGTGCAAAGCGGCTCCGCGCTGGTCGGCCGCGCGGGCACCACGATGGACGAGATCGTGCAGGCGGTGCGGCGCGTGACCGACATCATGGGCGAAATCAGCGCGGCTTCCGAAGAGCAATCGGGCGGTATCGAACAGGTCAATCGCGCGGTCGTGCAGATGGACGAGGTGACGCAGCAGAACGCCGCGCTGGTCGAACAGGCTGCGGCTGCGGCGGCCTCGCTCGAAGAGCAGACGCGTCAATTGCAAGCGGTGGTGAACGGCTGGAAAGTGGGCGGCGAGGCGCGCGGCAGTGCAGCGACGCGTGCCCCGGCTGCGGCACGCCCGAGCGCCAGTAAGAGCGGCGGCCAGTACGTGCAGTCGGCGAAGGCAGCGCCGCCAGCGTCCGCTCATGCCGCGGCACACCCGGCAGCAGGCAAGGCGGCAAAGACAGCAACTCCGGCAACGCCGGCAGCAGCACCGGCTTCGGCCGCTCAGGGTGCCGACACCACACGTGTCGAACCGGCTCTCAAACCGAAGACGGCCCGCGCCGCCTCCGACTCCGCAACACGACCGGCCGCCGCAGGCGCCGGGACGGCAGGATCGGACGCGGACTGGGAAACGTTCTAG
- the cheY gene encoding chemotaxis response regulator CheY: MDKGMKILVVDDFPTMRRIVRNLLKELGYSNVDEAEDGQAGLARLRSGTYDFVISDWNMPNLDGLAMLKEIRADANLTHLPVLMVTAESKKENIIAAAQAGASGYVVKPFTAATLDEKLNKILEKMAKAGS; encoded by the coding sequence ATGGATAAGGGAATGAAAATTCTGGTGGTTGACGACTTTCCGACGATGCGCCGGATTGTTCGCAACCTGCTCAAAGAGCTCGGCTACTCGAACGTCGATGAAGCGGAAGACGGTCAGGCCGGCCTCGCGCGTTTGCGCAGCGGCACCTACGACTTCGTGATTTCCGACTGGAACATGCCGAACCTCGACGGTCTGGCCATGCTCAAGGAAATCCGCGCCGACGCCAATCTCACGCACCTGCCGGTGCTGATGGTGACGGCCGAGTCGAAGAAGGAAAACATCATCGCGGCGGCTCAGGCCGGCGCGAGCGGTTATGTCGTCAAGCCGTTCACGGCCGCGACGCTCGACGAGAAGCTCAACAAGATTCTCGAGAAGATGGCAAAAGCCGGGAGCTGA
- the cheD gene encoding chemoreceptor glutamine deamidase CheD, which yields MSSSLPIASNLYFDNHFQRPGVKLLPNEFYTTSEDMVLVTVLGSCVAACIQDRTAGIGGMNHFMLPDDGADAGQPASDSMRYGAYAMEVLINELIKAGGRRERFEAKVFGGGAVLAGMTTMNIGDRNSEFVRRYLALEKIRIVAEDLQGNHPRKVAFMPRTGQVMVKKLRLQQEAGVAEREQALVRQSAEARAERLAAARKRVELFSTPAATRPRVELFGTTAGGAGAGSPKPRVELFGGGSRPINSNNARTTEEA from the coding sequence ATGAGCAGCAGCCTGCCGATCGCCTCCAATCTATACTTCGACAACCACTTCCAGCGCCCCGGCGTGAAGTTGTTGCCGAACGAGTTTTACACGACGAGCGAAGACATGGTGCTCGTCACCGTGCTGGGCTCGTGCGTTGCGGCCTGCATTCAGGACCGCACGGCCGGCATTGGCGGCATGAATCACTTCATGCTGCCCGACGACGGCGCGGACGCCGGCCAGCCCGCGTCGGATTCGATGCGCTACGGCGCGTACGCCATGGAAGTGCTCATCAACGAACTGATCAAGGCCGGCGGCCGGCGCGAGCGTTTCGAAGCCAAGGTGTTCGGCGGCGGCGCGGTGCTGGCCGGCATGACCACGATGAACATCGGCGATCGCAATTCGGAATTCGTGCGCCGTTATCTGGCGCTCGAAAAGATCCGCATCGTCGCCGAGGATTTGCAGGGCAATCACCCGCGCAAGGTCGCGTTCATGCCGCGCACCGGCCAGGTGATGGTGAAGAAGTTGCGCTTGCAGCAGGAAGCAGGCGTGGCCGAGCGCGAACAGGCGCTCGTGCGGCAAAGCGCCGAAGCGCGTGCCGAGCGGCTCGCGGCAGCACGCAAACGGGTCGAGTTGTTCTCGACGCCGGCTGCCACGCGGCCCAGGGTCGAACTGTTCGGCACAACGGCAGGCGGTGCGGGCGCAGGCAGCCCGAAGCCGCGTGTCGAGCTGTTCGGCGGTGGCTCGCGCCCGATCAATTCAAACAACGCCAGAACTACAGAGGAGGCGTGA
- the motB gene encoding flagellar motor protein MotB: protein MSKDKDRAIVVKRSAPAKKGHHGGAWKLAYADFMTAMMAFFLLMWLLSSASTVQLKGIADYFNQPLKITLWGGDRSAEDSSILKGGGRDISTDAQGVTRATDGSTARAERTASHNDEDSVKQLQGELERREQVRLHDLQIKLMAAIEANPVLRQFKQQIRIDSTLTGLRIEIVDSQKRPMFATARDVVEPYMRDILREIGHTLNDVPNRIIVQGHTDAAQYAGGEKGYSNWELSADRANASRRELIAGGMDEAKVMRVLGLASTQNLNKADPMDPENRRISIIVLNKKSEEALDHDDSTTTTLSDDAAGSKPLLQKLAQPVTVAPKAPAVVPAAQ, encoded by the coding sequence ATGAGCAAGGACAAAGACCGCGCCATTGTCGTCAAGCGCTCCGCGCCGGCCAAGAAAGGTCATCACGGCGGTGCGTGGAAGCTCGCGTACGCGGACTTCATGACCGCGATGATGGCGTTCTTCCTGCTGATGTGGCTGCTGAGTTCGGCGTCCACCGTGCAGTTGAAGGGCATTGCCGATTACTTTAACCAGCCGTTGAAGATCACCTTGTGGGGCGGCGATCGCAGCGCCGAGGACTCGAGCATTCTGAAGGGCGGCGGCCGCGACATTTCGACCGACGCCCAAGGTGTAACGCGCGCCACTGACGGCTCGACCGCGCGCGCCGAGCGCACCGCTTCACACAACGACGAAGACTCGGTCAAGCAGTTGCAAGGCGAGTTGGAGCGCCGCGAACAGGTCCGTCTGCACGATCTGCAGATCAAGCTGATGGCCGCGATCGAAGCGAATCCGGTACTGCGCCAGTTCAAGCAGCAGATCCGCATCGATTCGACGCTGACCGGCCTGCGCATCGAAATTGTCGACTCGCAGAAGCGGCCGATGTTCGCGACCGCGAGAGACGTGGTTGAACCGTATATGCGCGACATCCTGCGCGAAATCGGCCACACGCTGAACGACGTGCCGAACCGCATCATCGTGCAAGGGCACACCGACGCCGCGCAGTACGCGGGTGGCGAGAAGGGTTACAGCAACTGGGAACTGTCCGCGGACCGCGCCAATGCGTCGCGCCGCGAGCTGATCGCCGGCGGCATGGACGAAGCGAAGGTAATGCGCGTGCTCGGTCTCGCGTCGACGCAGAACCTGAACAAGGCGGACCCGATGGATCCGGAGAACCGTCGCATCAGCATCATCGTGCTGAACAAGAAGTCGGAGGAGGCGCTTGACCATGACGACTCCACCACGACTACCTTGTCGGACGACGCGGCCGGCTCCAAGCCGCTGCTGCAAAAGCTTGCGCAACCGGTGACGGTTGCACCGAAGGCGCCGGCGGTAGTGCCGGCGGCCCAGTAA